The Flavobacterium sp. M31R6 nucleotide sequence TCAATAGCCGAAAGATAATCGTCCATCACTTGTCCGCCCCAGTCTTTACTGATTTGCTCATTCCATTCTACCCCGTGACCTTGCATTCCGCGTCGGTTTGGCGCTACAACTACATATCCATTTGCAGCCATTAATTGGAAATTCCAACGGAATGAATACGATTGGGTTAAAGGAGATTGTGGTCCACCTTGACAATACAACAGCGTTGGATATTTTTTAGTGGCATCAAAATTTGGAGGCAAAATTACCCAAACCAACATTTTCTTTCCGTCGGTTGTTGTTACGTAACGTCTTTCGGTTTTACTCAATGCCAATGTTGAATAAGTCGCAGTATTTACATTGGTCAATTGTTTCCAAGTGTTTTTCTTCAAATTATATGAGAAAATTTCAGCAGCATGATTCATATCAGTCCTAGTAACGATTATATCCTCTCCTGAAAAACCAACCAAATCGTGCACATCAAAATCACCGTTTGTAACTTGTTTTACATTGATAGCGATTTTTGTCAAACCAGGAAAATTAACTTCAAAAAGCTGTAATGTTCCATCGATTGGGGCAATAAAATATATTTTTTTTTCATCATTACTCCATTTGAAACTACTTACTGTTCCATCCCAATTGGCAGTAAGGTTCATTTTCATTCCTTTGAAACTAACAATTAAATCGTTTTTATCCGCTTCATAACCATCGCGTTTCATTTGCAACCAAGTCAAATCACCAGAAGGAGAAAACTGTGGAGCTGTATCGTATCCTAAGTTCCCTTCAGTTCTATTGATAGTTTTTCCAGTTTCAAGATTGTACTCATATATATTGGTATCTGTAGAAAGTGCATATTGAGTACCCGCTTTTTTCTTGCTCACATACACAATACTTTTTCCGTCTGTAGACCAATTGTAATCTTCATCACCACCGAAAGGTTTTTGTGGACTGTCAAAGTTTTCTCCCTTCAAAATATCAATTCCTTCCGCACCTTCTTTATTTTCTTTGTAAAAAACGTGATTGAATTTACCTTCGTTCCAAGTATCCCAATGGCGATAATCAAGGCCATTATAAATTTGAACGTTGGATTTATCTAAATTAGGGTAATAGTCTTTACCTAAAACATTATCGATTTTTACTTCTTGATTGTAAACTACGTATTTTCCATCAGGAGAAATATTTTTATCACCCAAAACATCTTTTGTATCCTTAATTTCTACAGCTGTTCCACCATTAACCGAAACAGTATAATATTTGGAGCTAGATTTGTTTTCTTCGACTGAAGGTGTCGACACTTTGTAAACAACATTTTTACCGTCTTTTGAAATTCCTAAAGGAGTAATTCGTCCTAATTTCCACAGTAATTCTGGAGTCATTACATTTTGAGCACTTGCAGTTAAACTCATCATAGTTAGCATTAAAAGGATTGTTTTTCTCATAATTATTTAAAATACATATTCAGTTTTCAAATATAACATTATAATCATCAATTAGAATAAATGGCGACACATAAAAAAAACTTAAAAAAATGATTCCTTTTAGTGCCGAAAAAAATTGTAAAAAACTAAGTGGTTTTAAAAATTTCAACCGTTAATAGCGTGATAAAAAAACACAACACTAATACGATGATACTGGCAATCATTATTTTTTTCAGAAATGACTGTTCAATTTTTTTGACTTGTGAATCGATATTAACAATGCTCTTAAATTTTGCAAACGATTCAACAGTTTCCAGATATTTATTCCATCCCCCACTCTCATAAATCTGTTTACCAAAATCAGTCAAATCACAGCGGAATCCTTGATCTTTTTCTAATACGACAAGGCCTTTATGGTCTAAAATTTCTGCAAAGACTTTGGAATTTTTTAAGTTAAAACCGCATTCGTCCTTAAAATTGATTCGCATCATAAATTGAGATTTCGATGTATATAGCAGTTTCAAGTTTACTTCTATAAGTTCATCTATATTTTCAAACATAACCAATTATTTAATTTTATTATTATATTTTGACTTAGCCAATAGTTTATTCTAACAATCTAGAGAATATGCCCCTTTTTAATATCTAATTTTACAACACAAT carries:
- a CDS encoding S9 family peptidase, whose translation is MRKTILLMLTMMSLTASAQNVMTPELLWKLGRITPLGISKDGKNVVYKVSTPSVEENKSSSKYYTVSVNGGTAVEIKDTKDVLGDKNISPDGKYVVYNQEVKIDNVLGKDYYPNLDKSNVQIYNGLDYRHWDTWNEGKFNHVFYKENKEGAEGIDILKGENFDSPQKPFGGDEDYNWSTDGKSIVYVSKKKAGTQYALSTDTNIYEYNLETGKTINRTEGNLGYDTAPQFSPSGDLTWLQMKRDGYEADKNDLIVSFKGMKMNLTANWDGTVSSFKWSNDEKKIYFIAPIDGTLQLFEVNFPGLTKIAINVKQVTNGDFDVHDLVGFSGEDIIVTRTDMNHAAEIFSYNLKKNTWKQLTNVNTATYSTLALSKTERRYVTTTDGKKMLVWVILPPNFDATKKYPTLLYCQGGPQSPLTQSYSFRWNFQLMAANGYVVVAPNRRGMQGHGVEWNEQISKDWGGQVMDDYLSAIDDVAKENYVDKARLGCVGASYGGYSVFYLAGIHNNRFKTFIAHDGVFNTQSMFGTTEEVFFNNWDFGGAYWEKDNAAAQKAYTKFNPINNVQNWNTPILIIQGGIDYRVPIGQGQEAFQAAQIRGIKSRFLYFPEENHWVLKPQNALVWQKEFYKWLKETLLINNSVTEM